From Hoplias malabaricus isolate fHopMal1 chromosome 11, fHopMal1.hap1, whole genome shotgun sequence, a single genomic window includes:
- the esrrd gene encoding estrogen-related receptor gamma, with amino-acid sequence MELKDFCLSDNFQFLNQQNSLMDLSSDDPPSPMDQAIKVDPLSPPSPQNCAFKVDPMSPLSPPEHVFKAAPLSPSSTSDSSAYSLFSQPLSGDPESPSSTLNPTHYGSDITAHPHYLSNLNLSSLTAAPKRLCLVCGDFASGFHYGVASCEACKAFFKRTIQGNIEYSCPVVNECEITKRRRKACQACRFQKCLRAGMMREGVRMDRVRGGRQKYKRRVESNMSMYIKTPYTHTVKPIRNKVISQLLASEPTPLRASPDPSTPDTDLNSLMTLCDLLNRELLVMISWAKHIPGFSSLSLVDQMALLQSGWMEALILCVVWRSQSCSQELQFAENLRLNESEARAAGLLDLYTPLRHLTTKYQQLNLSQEEAVMLKAMALANSDAENIESGETVLRFQDCLHEALQDFESIQRPSDPHRAGRLLMTLPLLRQTAHRAVQCFCRLQGRVPMHKLFLEMLDAKI; translated from the exons ATGGAGTTGAAGGATTTTTGTTTGAGTGACAACTTTCAATTCTTAAACCAACAAAACAG CCTGATGGACCTCTCTTCTGATGACCCACCTTCTCCTATGGACCAAGCCATTAAGGTGGACCCACTAAGCCCCCCATCTCCTCAGAACTGTGCTTTTAAAGTGGATCCAATgagtcctctctctcctccagagCATGTATTTAAGGCAGCACCTCTGAGTCCCAGCAGCACGTCAGACAGCAGTGCGTACAGTCTCTTCTCCCAGCCTCTATCTGGAGACCCAGAATCCcccagctccaccttaaacccCACGCACTATGGCTCCGACATAACCGCACACCCACATTACCTCTCCAACCTCAACCTCAGCAGCCTCACTGCTGCGCCAAAGCGCCTCTGCCTCGTCTGCGGAGACTTCGCCTCGGGATTCCACTATGGAGTCGCCTCCTGTGAGGCCTGCAAAGCTTTCTTCAAGAGGACCATACAAG gtAATATAGAATACAGTTGTCCGGTGGTGAACGAATGTGAGATCACAAAGAGACGGAGGAAAGCCTGTCAGGCCTGTCGCTTCCAGAAGTGTCTGAGAGCAGGAATGATGAGAGAGG GTGTTCGTATGGACAGAGTGAGGGGAGGAAGACAGAAGTACAAAAGACGAGTGGAGTCTAATATGTCGATGTACATTaaaacaccatacacacacaccgtcaAACCCATCC GGAATAAAGTGATTTCTCAGTTGCTGGCCTCTGAACCGACTCCTCTCCGAGCGTCACCTGACCCCTCCACCCCAGACACTGACCTCAACAGCCTGATGACCCTGTGTGACCTCTTAAACAGAGAACTGCTGGTAATGATCAGCTGGGCCAAACACATCCCAG GGttctcatctctgtctctgGTGGATCAGATGGCTCTGCTCCAGAGTGGCTGGATGGAAGCTCTAAtcctgtgtgtggtgtggagaTCTCAGAGCTGTTCTCAGGAGCTCCAGTTTGCTGAAAATCTACGTCTGAATGAATCAGAGGCTCGAGCTGCCGGTCTGCTGGACCtttacactcctctcagacacctGACCACTAAATACCAACAGCTCAACCTCAGCCAAGAGGAGGCCGTCATGCTCAAGGCCATGGCCCTCGCCAACTCAG ATGCTGAGAACATCGAGAGTGGAGAGACAGTCCTGCGGTTTCAAGATTGTCTTCATGAAGCTCTGCAGGACTTTGAAAGCATCCAGcgtccatcagatcctcacagagcGGGACGCCTGCTCATGACCCTGCCCTTGCTCCGACAGACTGCCCACAGAGCTGTGCAGTGCTTCTGTCGATTGCAGGGACGTGTCCCAATGCACAAGCTCTTCCTTGAGATGCTGGACGCCAAGATCTAG